Proteins from a genomic interval of Rhodococcoides fascians A25f:
- a CDS encoding cell division protein FtsQ/DivIB: MNRRSDRVRSSRSGTAAAEDDSPSQVGDKHLSDKQVRALAREHERARVKRSRRKAVLIALAVVVVVVGSAALVYFTPLLSVRSVTVAGESSVSEQEILDLLDVPAGLPLVRVDTAAAAQRVATIPALATVRVQRKYPSTVQVTVEERTPVAFFDSPDGTHLLDSTGVDFAIASPPPGVVRLVTENPVFGDAVTKDALAVLDTLPPLLRDQVGELRASTLSDISILLLDGRTVVWGSKDNSERKAAVAIALLSQPGQIFDVSSPDLPTTK; encoded by the coding sequence GTGAACCGCCGCTCCGATCGAGTTCGTTCTTCGAGGTCGGGAACAGCTGCAGCAGAGGATGATTCGCCATCCCAGGTCGGTGACAAGCATCTGAGCGACAAGCAGGTGCGCGCCCTGGCCAGGGAACACGAGCGCGCTCGGGTGAAGCGGTCGCGTCGCAAGGCGGTGCTGATTGCGCTTGCCGTCGTGGTCGTGGTGGTGGGATCGGCTGCGCTGGTGTACTTCACGCCGCTGCTCTCGGTTCGGAGCGTCACGGTCGCGGGGGAGTCCTCGGTGTCCGAGCAGGAGATCCTGGATCTGCTCGACGTTCCCGCCGGTCTTCCGCTGGTTCGGGTGGACACGGCTGCGGCGGCGCAGCGGGTGGCGACGATTCCGGCGTTGGCGACGGTGCGCGTGCAGCGTAAGTACCCGTCGACCGTGCAGGTGACTGTCGAGGAGCGAACGCCGGTGGCGTTCTTCGATTCTCCGGATGGCACTCATCTGCTCGATTCCACCGGCGTGGATTTTGCGATCGCATCTCCGCCGCCCGGGGTTGTGCGGCTGGTGACCGAGAATCCGGTGTTCGGTGATGCGGTGACGAAAGATGCTCTGGCGGTGCTCGATACGCTGCCGCCACTGTTGCGAGATCAAGTGGGAGAGCTGCGCGCGAGCACCTTGTCCGACATCTCGATTCTGTTGCTCGACGGGCGAACCGTGGTGTGGGGTAGCAAGGACAACTCCGAACGCAAGGCCGCGGTGGCGATCGCGTTGCTGTCGCAGCCCGGCCAGATTTTCGACGTGTCGAGTCCGGATCTACCCACCACGAAGTAG
- the ileS gene encoding isoleucine--tRNA ligase, producing the protein MTDSSSRPTSASYPLVDLAEGRSGSVPFPDLERMVLHEWAEDGTFRASIDNRADAEEFVFYDGPPFANGLPHYGHLLTGYVKDLVPRFQTMRGKKVERRFGWDCHGLPAELEAEKQLGIKDKSEIDEMGLAKFNAYCKQSVLQYTDEWRDYVTRQARWVDFDNDYKTLDVDFMESVMWAFKTLHDKGLIYQGYRVLPYSWYEQTPLSNQETRLDDAYKMRQDPAVTVTMPLTAPGSPLDGANALIWTTTPWTLPSNLAIAVHPDVHYVQVRGTDGERYVLAAARLPHYAKELGEEPEVLSEHTGTELVGLAYAPPYDFFLGHENAHRVLQADYVTTDSGTGIVHLAPAFGEEDMDVATANGIEVVQPLDAGGKFTSLVPPYEGLMVFDANPVIIKDLKASGRLLRHETIEHSYPHSWRSGQPLIYMAVPSWFVAVTKFRDRMVELNQEITWVPEHIKDGQFGKWLEGARDWNISRNRYWGSPIPAWTSDDPAYPRLDVYGSLDELERDFGVRPTDLHRPYIDDLTRPNPDDPTGKSTMRRVPEVLDCWFESGSMPYAQVHFPFENEEWFSTHNPGDFIVEYNGQTRGWFYTLHVLATALFDRPAFKTVAAHGIVLGDDGLKMSKSKGNYPDVKEVFDRDGSDAMRWFLMSSPILRGGNLIVTEQGIREGVRQALLPIWNAWSFLQLYASTPGQWRTDSPHVLDRYVLAKLSATRDAITDALEGNDIAGACDELRTFCDALTNWYVRRSRSRFWSEDADAIDTLHTVLEVLTRIAAPLLPLISEVVWRGLTGGRSVHLTDWPEADELPSDPELVESMDEVRTVCSTVLGLRKAQNLRVRLPLPEVTVAAADAERLRPFVDIIADEVNVKKVDLTEDVAVHGKFELVVNARAAGPRMGKDVQKVIKAVKAGDWEEDADGVVSAAGTVLLPEEYTRKLVAAEPESTAPLPGNAGLVVLDSAVTEELEAEGWAKDRIRELQDARRNHGLDVSDRIDIVIEVPEHRQAWLDTHRDLIAREVLAHSLVDGRVGDDGSDLGEGVRAAVTKSS; encoded by the coding sequence ATGACAGATTCGAGCTCACGTCCCACGAGCGCGTCGTACCCGCTGGTGGATCTGGCCGAGGGTCGATCGGGAAGTGTTCCGTTCCCTGATCTGGAGCGCATGGTGCTGCACGAGTGGGCCGAGGACGGTACGTTCCGGGCGAGCATCGACAACCGCGCGGATGCCGAGGAATTCGTCTTCTACGATGGCCCTCCGTTCGCGAACGGCCTGCCCCACTACGGACATCTGCTCACCGGGTACGTCAAGGATCTCGTTCCGCGTTTCCAGACCATGCGCGGCAAGAAGGTCGAGCGTCGGTTCGGTTGGGACTGCCACGGTCTGCCCGCAGAGCTGGAAGCGGAGAAGCAGCTCGGCATCAAGGACAAGTCCGAGATCGACGAAATGGGCCTGGCGAAGTTCAACGCCTACTGCAAGCAGTCGGTACTGCAGTACACCGACGAGTGGCGCGACTACGTCACCCGGCAGGCGCGGTGGGTCGATTTCGACAACGACTACAAGACCCTCGACGTCGACTTCATGGAGTCCGTCATGTGGGCGTTCAAGACGCTGCACGACAAAGGCTTGATCTACCAGGGCTACCGAGTTCTGCCGTACAGCTGGTACGAGCAGACGCCCTTGTCCAATCAGGAGACCCGCCTGGACGACGCATACAAGATGCGTCAGGATCCCGCGGTCACCGTCACGATGCCGTTGACGGCTCCCGGCTCACCGCTGGACGGCGCGAACGCACTGATCTGGACCACCACTCCGTGGACCCTTCCGTCCAACTTGGCGATCGCGGTGCACCCCGATGTGCATTACGTGCAGGTGCGAGGCACGGACGGTGAGCGTTACGTGCTTGCCGCTGCGCGTCTTCCGCACTACGCGAAGGAACTGGGGGAGGAGCCGGAGGTGCTCTCGGAGCACACCGGCACCGAGTTGGTCGGACTCGCCTACGCACCGCCGTACGACTTCTTTCTCGGCCACGAGAACGCGCACCGCGTGCTGCAGGCCGACTACGTCACCACCGATTCGGGCACCGGAATCGTGCACCTCGCACCCGCTTTCGGTGAAGAGGACATGGACGTCGCCACCGCGAACGGTATCGAGGTGGTGCAACCCCTCGACGCGGGCGGAAAGTTCACCTCGCTGGTGCCGCCGTACGAGGGTCTGATGGTGTTCGATGCCAACCCGGTGATCATCAAGGACCTCAAGGCCTCGGGCCGCCTGCTGCGGCACGAGACCATCGAGCACTCGTACCCGCACAGCTGGCGCAGCGGTCAGCCGCTGATCTACATGGCGGTTCCGTCGTGGTTCGTCGCGGTCACCAAGTTCCGTGATCGAATGGTCGAGCTCAACCAGGAGATCACCTGGGTGCCCGAGCACATCAAGGACGGCCAGTTCGGCAAGTGGCTCGAAGGTGCACGAGACTGGAACATCAGCCGAAACCGATACTGGGGCAGCCCCATTCCGGCCTGGACGTCCGACGACCCCGCCTACCCTCGTCTCGACGTGTACGGCAGCCTGGACGAGCTCGAGCGTGACTTCGGTGTGCGTCCGACGGATCTGCATCGTCCGTACATCGACGACCTGACGCGACCCAACCCGGACGACCCGACCGGCAAGTCCACGATGCGTCGCGTTCCCGAGGTGCTGGACTGCTGGTTCGAGTCGGGCTCGATGCCGTACGCACAGGTGCATTTCCCGTTCGAGAACGAGGAATGGTTCTCCACGCACAACCCGGGCGATTTCATCGTCGAGTACAACGGGCAGACCCGCGGCTGGTTCTACACGCTGCACGTGCTGGCGACCGCGCTCTTCGATCGGCCTGCGTTCAAAACTGTTGCCGCACACGGCATCGTGCTCGGCGACGACGGTCTGAAGATGAGCAAGTCCAAGGGTAACTACCCGGACGTCAAGGAGGTCTTCGACCGCGACGGCTCCGACGCAATGCGGTGGTTCCTGATGTCGTCACCCATCCTGCGCGGCGGCAACCTGATCGTCACCGAGCAGGGCATCCGCGAGGGCGTGCGGCAGGCACTGCTGCCGATCTGGAATGCGTGGAGCTTCCTTCAGCTCTACGCCTCGACGCCCGGCCAGTGGCGTACCGATTCGCCGCACGTGCTCGATCGCTACGTTCTCGCCAAGCTGTCGGCCACCCGCGACGCGATCACCGATGCGCTCGAGGGCAACGACATCGCCGGTGCCTGCGACGAGCTGCGCACGTTCTGCGATGCACTGACCAATTGGTATGTGCGACGGTCTCGTTCGCGGTTCTGGAGCGAGGACGCCGACGCGATCGACACCCTGCACACCGTGCTCGAGGTGCTCACGCGCATCGCAGCTCCGTTGCTTCCGCTGATCAGCGAAGTGGTGTGGCGGGGCTTGACCGGTGGCCGCTCGGTGCACCTGACGGATTGGCCCGAGGCCGACGAACTGCCGTCGGATCCGGAACTCGTCGAGAGCATGGACGAGGTTCGTACCGTGTGCTCCACCGTGCTGGGTCTGCGTAAGGCGCAGAACCTGCGAGTGCGGTTGCCGCTGCCCGAGGTGACGGTTGCCGCCGCCGATGCGGAGCGCCTGCGTCCGTTCGTCGACATCATCGCCGACGAGGTCAACGTCAAGAAGGTCGACCTCACCGAAGACGTTGCCGTACACGGAAAGTTCGAGCTCGTCGTCAACGCGCGTGCTGCGGGCCCGCGTATGGGCAAGGACGTCCAGAAGGTGATCAAGGCCGTCAAGGCAGGCGATTGGGAAGAGGATGCCGACGGTGTCGTGAGCGCAGCAGGAACAGTGCTGCTGCCCGAGGAGTACACCCGCAAACTCGTTGCGGCCGAGCCGGAATCGACGGCACCACTGCCCGGTAACGCCGGTCTGGTGGTGCTCGATTCCGCCGTCACCGAGGAGCTGGAGGCGGAGGGCTGGGCCAAGGATCGCATCCGAGAACTACAGGACGCGCGTCGTAATCACGGACTCGACGTCTCGGACCGTATCGACATCGTCATCGAGGTGCCCGAGCACCGACAGGCATGGCTGGACACTCACCGGGATCTGATCGCGCGCGAGGTGCTCGCACACTCCCTCGTCGACGGACGCGTCGGAGACGACGGCAGCGATCTCGGTGAAGGAGTTCGGGCAGCGGTCACGAAGTCGTCGTGA
- the ftsZ gene encoding cell division protein FtsZ — MTPPHNYLAVIKVVGIGGGGVNAVNRMIEQGLKGVEFIAVNTDAQALLMSDADVKLDVGRELTRGLGAGADPEVGRRAADDHKDEIEEVLKGADMVFVTAGEGGGTGTGGAPVVANIARKLGALTVGVVTRPFSFEGKRRGGQADTGIQQLRESCDTLIVIPNDRLLQLGDAAVSLMDAFRSADEVLLNGVQGITDLITTPGLINVDFADVKGVMSGAGSALMGIGSSRGEGRAIKAAESAINSPLLEASMEGARGVLLSIAGGSDLGLFEINEAASLVQEAAHIDANIIFGTVIDDSLGDEVRVTVIAAGFDGGTPTRRPVEAATSTRGPIGSARSGEVSSRTNESSEGAVFRDPVGAPSGSSLPPLNSSSSSNRESSSRESGGGQGREGVGSGRRVPIAEDEGEDEVDVPSFMRR; from the coding sequence ATGACGCCCCCGCACAACTACCTCGCCGTAATCAAGGTCGTCGGCATCGGCGGCGGCGGCGTGAACGCGGTCAACCGCATGATCGAACAGGGACTCAAGGGAGTCGAGTTCATCGCGGTCAACACCGACGCTCAGGCCTTGCTGATGAGTGACGCAGACGTCAAGCTCGACGTGGGCCGCGAGCTGACCCGCGGACTCGGCGCAGGTGCCGATCCCGAGGTGGGTCGCCGCGCAGCAGACGATCACAAGGACGAGATCGAAGAGGTGCTCAAGGGTGCCGACATGGTCTTCGTCACCGCAGGAGAGGGCGGCGGCACCGGTACCGGCGGCGCTCCCGTCGTAGCCAACATCGCTCGCAAGCTCGGCGCACTGACCGTCGGCGTCGTCACTCGGCCGTTCTCTTTCGAGGGCAAGCGTCGCGGCGGACAGGCCGATACCGGCATCCAGCAGCTTCGTGAGTCCTGCGACACGCTCATCGTCATCCCCAACGACCGCTTGCTCCAGCTCGGCGATGCAGCGGTGAGCCTCATGGATGCATTCCGCAGCGCCGACGAGGTTCTGCTCAACGGCGTCCAGGGCATCACCGACCTCATCACCACCCCGGGCCTGATCAACGTCGACTTCGCCGACGTCAAGGGCGTCATGTCCGGCGCAGGCAGTGCGCTGATGGGCATCGGCTCCTCCCGCGGCGAAGGTCGCGCGATCAAGGCCGCCGAATCGGCGATCAACTCGCCGCTGCTCGAGGCTTCGATGGAAGGCGCACGCGGAGTGCTCCTGTCCATCGCCGGCGGCTCGGACCTCGGTCTGTTCGAGATCAACGAGGCTGCGTCGCTGGTGCAGGAAGCAGCCCACATCGACGCCAACATCATCTTCGGAACGGTCATCGACGATTCGCTCGGCGACGAGGTTCGGGTGACCGTCATCGCCGCAGGCTTCGACGGCGGCACCCCGACGCGCCGCCCGGTCGAAGCGGCAACGTCCACACGCGGTCCGATCGGATCGGCCCGCTCCGGTGAGGTGTCCTCGCGCACGAACGAGAGCTCCGAAGGTGCTGTGTTCCGTGACCCGGTCGGTGCACCGAGTGGCAGCAGCCTGCCGCCGCTGAACTCGTCGAGCTCGTCCAACCGCGAGTCGTCCAGCCGGGAATCCGGCGGCGGGCAGGGCCGCGAGGGTGTCGGCTCCGGCCGTCGAGTGCCGATCGCCGAGGACGAGGGCGAAGACGAAGTCGACGTGCCGTCCTTCATGCGGCGGTGA
- the murC gene encoding UDP-N-acetylmuramate--L-alanine ligase encodes MSELPAELERVHMVGIGGAGMSGIARILLARGGQVSGSDAKESRGVLALRARGAQVRIGHDASALDMIDGGPTVVVTTHAAIPKTNPELVEARMRGIPVVLRPAVLSSLMQGYRTLLVSGTHGKTSTTSMLVVALQHCGFDPSFAVGGELNEAGTNAHHGSGDVFVAEADESDGSLLQYTADVIIVTNIEADHLDHFGTTEAYVQVFDDFAAVLRPGGVLVACMDDPGSAALARRVVEKNLPGVTVLGYGSADVDAGPVEMAVRLLAWEPEDIGGVAQLQIAGEDAARTVRLGVPGRHTALNALAAFVAARQVGAGTEELLAGLTGFGGVHRRFQFTGREHGVRVFDDYAHHPTEVRAVLTAAQALVAGQDRAGLERGRVVVVFQPHLYSRTATFAEEFGAALSLADEIVVLDVYGAREEPLPGVTGALVAASVTKPVNYQPDLSLVAKQVAHLSRPGDVVITMGAGDVTMLGGPILDALRSKTDFGAATGRGVPKDRPAQ; translated from the coding sequence ATGTCGGAATTGCCGGCAGAGCTCGAACGAGTACACATGGTGGGTATCGGTGGTGCCGGAATGTCCGGTATCGCACGCATCCTGCTGGCTCGCGGCGGGCAGGTATCGGGATCGGACGCCAAGGAATCACGTGGTGTGCTCGCGCTCCGTGCACGTGGTGCGCAGGTTCGTATCGGTCACGACGCCAGTGCGCTCGACATGATCGACGGCGGTCCCACCGTCGTGGTGACGACCCATGCCGCGATTCCCAAGACCAATCCGGAGCTGGTCGAGGCCCGGATGCGCGGAATTCCGGTGGTTCTGCGGCCGGCCGTGCTGTCCTCTCTCATGCAGGGCTACCGCACATTGCTGGTCTCGGGCACCCACGGGAAGACGTCGACCACCTCCATGCTGGTGGTCGCGCTCCAGCATTGCGGGTTCGATCCGTCGTTCGCCGTCGGGGGAGAGCTCAACGAGGCCGGGACCAATGCGCACCACGGAAGCGGCGACGTGTTCGTGGCCGAGGCGGACGAGAGCGACGGTTCGCTGCTGCAGTACACGGCCGACGTGATCATCGTGACCAACATCGAGGCCGATCACCTGGACCACTTCGGCACCACCGAGGCCTACGTGCAGGTGTTCGACGACTTCGCCGCCGTGCTGCGCCCCGGCGGCGTGCTCGTGGCATGCATGGACGATCCGGGTTCGGCAGCGCTGGCACGCCGAGTGGTCGAGAAGAACCTGCCCGGCGTGACCGTGCTCGGCTACGGGTCGGCCGACGTAGACGCCGGACCGGTCGAGATGGCCGTCCGTCTGTTGGCGTGGGAGCCCGAGGACATCGGCGGCGTCGCGCAGCTGCAGATCGCCGGTGAGGATGCGGCGCGCACGGTTCGGCTCGGTGTTCCTGGACGGCACACCGCGCTCAATGCGCTTGCGGCGTTCGTCGCGGCGCGTCAGGTGGGTGCCGGTACGGAGGAACTGCTGGCCGGGCTCACCGGCTTCGGCGGGGTTCACCGACGTTTCCAGTTCACCGGTCGAGAGCACGGCGTCCGAGTGTTCGACGATTACGCACACCATCCCACCGAGGTACGTGCGGTGTTGACGGCAGCGCAGGCTCTCGTCGCCGGCCAGGACCGCGCAGGTCTCGAGCGGGGGCGGGTCGTGGTGGTGTTCCAACCGCACCTGTATTCACGGACCGCGACGTTCGCCGAGGAGTTCGGTGCTGCGTTGTCGTTGGCGGACGAGATCGTGGTGCTCGATGTCTACGGTGCGCGCGAGGAGCCGTTGCCCGGTGTGACGGGGGCACTGGTTGCCGCCTCGGTGACCAAACCGGTGAACTATCAACCGGATCTGTCGTTGGTGGCCAAGCAGGTCGCTCATCTGAGCAGGCCGGGCGACGTGGTCATCACCATGGGTGCCGGTGACGTGACGATGCTCGGTGGTCCGATTCTGGACGCACTTCGCTCGAAAACCGATTTCGGTGCTGCGACCGGCCGCGGCGTACCGAAGGATCGGCCGGCGCAGTGA
- a CDS encoding YggS family pyridoxal phosphate-dependent enzyme has product MSEPIDDGGPVADRAVEIETALTSVRERLRRACVDAGRTPADVALLPVTKFFPASDVRTLYRLGCRDFGESREQDASPTVAETAEDFLPDPPRWHMIGHLQRNKAKSVAAWAHSIHSVDSARLVAALSKATVSALDEGVRRSELDVLLQVSLDGDVHRGGVERDELHELAEAVSNAAGLRLVGLMAVPPLDAEPEAAFADLENLHHRLLLDHPEALELSAGMTGDLEAAVRHGSTCVRVGTAILGARPITSQ; this is encoded by the coding sequence ATGAGCGAACCCATCGATGATGGCGGGCCGGTCGCGGACCGTGCGGTCGAGATCGAGACAGCGTTGACGTCGGTGCGCGAGCGGTTGCGCCGCGCCTGTGTCGATGCAGGCCGGACGCCCGCTGACGTGGCCCTGCTGCCTGTGACCAAGTTCTTTCCGGCGTCGGACGTGCGCACCCTGTACCGGCTCGGTTGCCGCGACTTCGGCGAATCCCGAGAGCAGGACGCATCGCCGACGGTTGCCGAGACGGCCGAGGATTTTCTCCCCGATCCGCCGCGGTGGCACATGATCGGGCACCTGCAGCGAAACAAGGCGAAGTCCGTCGCGGCCTGGGCCCATTCCATCCATTCGGTGGACAGTGCGAGGCTCGTGGCGGCGCTGTCGAAAGCGACCGTATCCGCGCTCGACGAGGGTGTGCGTCGGTCGGAACTCGACGTGCTTCTTCAGGTCAGTCTCGACGGCGATGTGCACCGCGGAGGCGTCGAACGTGACGAACTCCACGAGCTGGCCGAGGCTGTGTCGAACGCAGCAGGGTTGCGTCTGGTGGGGTTGATGGCGGTGCCGCCTCTCGACGCCGAACCGGAGGCCGCGTTCGCCGACCTCGAGAATCTCCACCATCGTCTGTTGCTCGATCATCCCGAGGCGCTCGAGCTGTCTGCCGGTATGACTGGAGACCTGGAAGCTGCTGTGCGCCACGGATCGACGTGCGTGCGTGTCGGTACCGCAATACTCGGGGCCCGGCCGATAACCTCGCAATAA
- the pgeF gene encoding peptidoglycan editing factor PgeF translates to MSGTASAVPFRVRRVSTTRAGGVSAPPFDTFNLGDHVGDDPSAVEANRRRLGERLGMGVERLVFMEQVHGRTVTVVDGPVAEPVAMTDALVTTQRDLGLVVLTADCVPILLSDEEAGVIAAVHAGRVGARIGIVPRVVEAMVELGAVPARIGAFLGPAASGRQYEVPAAMRADVDKHLPGSATTTVRNTPGLDIPAGVRAQLLAAGVSAVAQDPRCTIEDRTLFSHRREGSTGRIASVVWMDSASTDDRPAAVDR, encoded by the coding sequence GTGAGCGGTACCGCATCCGCTGTTCCGTTCCGCGTTCGACGCGTCTCGACCACGAGAGCGGGCGGTGTCTCGGCACCCCCGTTCGACACTTTCAATCTCGGCGATCACGTCGGCGACGATCCGTCGGCCGTCGAGGCCAACCGCCGTCGTCTCGGCGAGAGATTGGGAATGGGAGTCGAGCGGCTCGTCTTCATGGAACAGGTTCACGGACGCACCGTCACGGTGGTCGACGGTCCCGTAGCCGAGCCGGTGGCGATGACCGATGCATTGGTGACGACGCAGCGTGACCTCGGGCTGGTCGTGTTGACCGCCGATTGTGTACCGATCCTGCTCTCCGACGAGGAGGCCGGAGTGATCGCCGCTGTGCACGCAGGCCGGGTCGGTGCGCGTATCGGCATCGTTCCTCGGGTCGTGGAGGCCATGGTCGAGCTCGGTGCAGTGCCCGCGAGGATCGGTGCATTTCTCGGCCCGGCCGCGAGTGGACGCCAGTACGAGGTGCCCGCAGCGATGCGCGCGGACGTCGACAAGCATCTCCCCGGCAGCGCGACGACGACGGTTCGCAACACACCGGGACTCGACATCCCCGCCGGTGTCCGGGCCCAACTGCTCGCGGCGGGAGTGTCCGCAGTGGCGCAGGATCCGCGCTGCACCATCGAGGACAGAACTCTGTTCAGCCACCGCCGGGAAGGGTCGACCGGCCGGATCGCCAGCGTGGTGTGGATGGACAGTGCATCGACGGACGATCGGCCCGCAGCGGTCGATCGCTGA
- the wag31 gene encoding DivIVA-like cell division protein Wag31: MPLTPADVHNVAFSKPPIGKRGYNEDEVDAFLDLVEQELSRLIEENADLRQRVGELDQELADAKSSVRQNPQPAQVAAPKVEPPRPVDPPKPAPVVQQPAPVAPVAAAPQQSGDSNMQAAKILGLAQEMADRLTGDAKSESEQLLGNARTNAERLVSDARTRSESMMSEARQKSESLLSDAQTRSETQLRQAKEKADALQADAERKHTEIMATINQQRSVLEGRIEQLKTFEREYRVRLKSYLESQLEELENRSSALPVDNGQDNFNQDNQSSGYSQSYAKGN; this comes from the coding sequence ATGCCGCTGACTCCAGCTGATGTGCACAACGTAGCGTTCAGCAAGCCGCCTATCGGTAAGCGTGGTTACAACGAAGACGAGGTCGACGCTTTCCTCGACCTCGTCGAGCAAGAGTTGTCGCGACTGATCGAGGAGAACGCCGACCTCCGCCAGCGAGTCGGTGAGCTCGATCAGGAGCTCGCGGACGCCAAGAGCTCGGTTCGGCAGAACCCGCAGCCCGCTCAGGTCGCGGCACCGAAGGTCGAGCCGCCGCGCCCGGTGGATCCCCCGAAGCCCGCGCCTGTGGTTCAGCAGCCTGCACCGGTCGCACCCGTTGCCGCAGCCCCGCAGCAGAGTGGCGACTCCAACATGCAGGCCGCCAAGATCCTCGGCCTCGCTCAGGAGATGGCCGATCGTCTCACCGGTGATGCCAAGTCGGAGTCCGAGCAGCTGCTCGGCAACGCTCGCACCAACGCCGAGCGTCTGGTGTCCGATGCCCGCACGCGTTCCGAGTCGATGATGTCCGAGGCTCGGCAGAAGTCCGAGTCGCTGCTCTCCGATGCACAGACGCGCTCCGAGACCCAGCTTCGTCAGGCCAAGGAGAAGGCCGACGCACTGCAGGCCGACGCCGAGCGCAAGCACACCGAGATCATGGCGACGATCAACCAGCAGCGCTCCGTTCTCGAAGGCCGCATCGAGCAGCTCAAGACGTTCGAGCGCGAATACCGGGTGCGCCTCAAGTCGTACCTCGAATCTCAGCTCGAAGAGCTCGAGAATCGTTCGTCGGCTCTGCCTGTCGACAACGGCCAGGACAACTTCAACCAGGACAACCAGTCGTCCGGTTACAGCCAGTCGTACGCCAAGGGCAACTGA
- a CDS encoding cell division protein SepF, translating into MSTLHKFKAYFGMVPLADYEDDYLDDPDARRSSRGGRDSYDDIDEREFVKPSFGGSRHAQLDDDYDDYEAPRPAATLAPIGGRGRTSAPSTRGTATRGALAMDTRMDVRAETRRSPIVDDGGPLSKITTLRPRDYSEARTIGERFRDGTPVIMDLVEMSNADAKRLVDFAAGLAFALRGSFDKVATKVFLLSPADVDVSPQERRRIAETGFYSQQ; encoded by the coding sequence ATGAGCACCCTGCACAAGTTCAAGGCGTACTTCGGCATGGTTCCGCTCGCCGACTACGAGGACGACTACCTCGACGATCCGGACGCGCGGCGCAGCTCCCGTGGTGGGCGTGACAGCTACGACGACATCGACGAGCGTGAGTTCGTGAAGCCGTCGTTCGGTGGATCTCGGCACGCTCAACTCGACGACGACTACGACGATTACGAGGCTCCTCGGCCGGCGGCCACCCTGGCCCCGATCGGTGGCCGAGGACGTACATCGGCACCGTCGACCCGAGGTACGGCCACTCGCGGAGCACTGGCCATGGACACCCGTATGGATGTGCGGGCGGAAACTCGGCGCAGCCCGATCGTCGACGACGGTGGTCCGCTGTCGAAGATCACCACGCTGCGTCCGCGCGACTACAGCGAGGCCCGCACCATCGGCGAGCGTTTCCGCGACGGCACTCCGGTGATCATGGACCTGGTGGAGATGAGCAACGCGGACGCCAAGCGACTGGTCGATTTTGCTGCCGGTCTGGCCTTTGCGCTCCGTGGTTCGTTCGACAAGGTAGCGACGAAGGTCTTTCTGCTGTCGCCCGCCGACGTCGATGTATCGCCGCAGGAGCGCAGGCGCATCGCTGAGACCGGTTTCTACAGTCAGCAGTGA
- a CDS encoding YggT family protein produces MIVFTVINIVLFLFWLLLIGRIIVEFIRTFARDWQPTGVVVILLEAIFTVTDPPVKLLRRIIPPLNLGGVRLDLSIMVLLFVVFIAWNVTSSLAA; encoded by the coding sequence GTGATCGTGTTCACGGTGATCAACATCGTATTGTTTCTTTTCTGGCTCCTTCTCATCGGTCGAATCATCGTCGAGTTCATCAGGACTTTTGCGAGAGATTGGCAACCGACGGGAGTGGTCGTCATCTTGCTCGAGGCGATCTTCACGGTTACCGACCCGCCGGTGAAGCTTCTCCGCAGGATCATTCCGCCGCTCAACCTCGGTGGAGTTCGGCTGGATCTGTCCATCATGGTCCTGCTGTTCGTCGTCTTCATCGCGTGGAATGTGACCAGCAGTCTCGCGGCCTGA